A window of Zingiber officinale cultivar Zhangliang chromosome 5A, Zo_v1.1, whole genome shotgun sequence contains these coding sequences:
- the LOC121981397 gene encoding pectinesterase-like, whose amino-acid sequence MIDSYESVMQKIFAIYVAIALIPAACGSAAANDVAAACDATLYPEACAKALASLTANAGPKKPAEMFYVSVEFAKSRVVLARDVALNLTSASALRASTASLSPSQGVDDCLELLDVTLEQLNAVLHAKKGVTFHDKHTWLSAALTNQVTCAESLAAVPASGAEGDLLAGRVEVVGQHVSVSLALHKNVKDETTAPSVSVGGNRKLLEADGGQQFPSWLTASDRKLLEASPEEVQADAVVAADGSGTHTTIQEAIEFVTLKASDDGVSSEKGGTKVIYVKAGTYKEYVNVARKQKNVMLMGDGKDKSVIVGSRSVGGGWTTYSTATVAAMGFGFIAKGLTIINNSGPSKHQAVALRVGADKSVVYQCSIQGYQDTLYTHSNRQFYTETDIYGTVDFIFGNSAVVLQNCYIQPRKPGGSQKNSITAQGRSDPNQNTGISFHKSRIQGSSDLGGTATYLGRPWQKYSRTVVLKTYIDDSVSSAGWEQWSGSFALSTLFYGEYGNTGPGSDTSGRVKWAGVHPALSEEEASQFSVAEFIAGNYWLPDTGVSFISGL is encoded by the exons ATGATCGATTCTTACGAATCAGTAATGCAAAAGATTTTTGCAATTTACGTTGCCATAGCGCTTATCCCCGCCGCGTGTGGATCAGCGGCGGCGAACGACGTCGCCGCGGCCTGCGACGCCACTCTCTATCCGGAGGCCTGTGCGAAGGCCCTCGCCTCACTGACGGCTAACGCCGGCCCAAAAAAGCCCGCTGAGATGTTCTACGTGTCCGTCGAATTCGCCAAAAGCCGGGTTGTCCTGGCACGCGACGTAGCCCTCAATCTGACCTCGGCGTCCGCTCTCCGAGCGTCGACCGCGTCTCTTTCTCCGTCGCAGGGCGTCGACGACTGCCTCGAGCTGCTCGACGTCACGCTGGAGCAGCTTAATGCCGTGCTGCACGCCAAAAAAGGCGTGACCTTCCACGACAAGCACACCTGGCTCAGCGCCGCGCTCACCAACCAGGTCACCTGCGCCGAGAGCCTGGCAGCCGTGCCCGCCTCCGGAGCCGAAGGCGACCTGCTCGCCGGCCGCGTGGAGGTCGTCGGGCAGCACGTCAGCGTCTCGTTGGCTCTGCACAAAAACGTCAAAGATGAGACAACCGCCCCCTCCGTCTCGGTCGGTGGAAACAGGAAGTTGCTCGAGGCTGACGGTGGGCAGCAGTTCCCCTCGTGGTTGACGGCGTCGGACAGAAAGCTGCTGGAGGCGTCTCCCGAGGAAGTGCAGGCGGACGCGGTGGTGGCGGCCGACGGGAGCGGGACGCACACGACGATCCAGGAGGCGATTGAGTTTGTGACGCTGAAGGCGTCGGATGACGGCGTCAGTAGCGAGAAAGGGGGCACGAAGGTGATCTATGTGAAAGCAGGGACGTACAAGGAGTACGTCAACGTGGCGAGGAAGCAGAAGAACGTTATGTTAATGGGTGACGGGAAGGACAAGTCCGTCATTGTGGGTAGCAGAAGCGTCGGCGGCGGGTGGACCACGTACAGCACAGCAACTGTAG CTGCAATGGGATTCGGATTCATTGCGAAAGGCCTGACCATCATCAACAACTCCGGGCCAAGCAAGCACCAGGCCGTGGCCCTCCGCGTGGGGGCCGACAAGTCCGTGGTGTACCAGTGCTCCATCCAGGGCTACCAGGACACTCTCTATACCCACTCCAATCGTCAGTTCTACACCGAAACCGACATCTACGGCACCGTCGATTTCATCTTTGGCAACTCCGCCGTCGTCCTCCAGAACTGCTACATCCAGCCGCGCAAGCCGGGGGGCAGCCAAAAAAACTCGATCACGGCCCAGGGGCGGTCTGACCCGAACCAGAATACTGGCATCTCGTTCCACAAGAGTCGGATCCAGGGCTCCTCCGACCTCGGGGGCACTGCGACATACCTCGGCAGGCCATGGCAGAAGTACTCACGGACCGTCGTCTTGAAGACCTACATCGACGACTCGGTCTCCTCGGCCGGGTGGGAGCAGTGGTCCGGTAGCTTTGCTTTGTCCACGCTCTTTTACGGGGAGTATGGAAACACTGGTCCCGGCTCTGATACTTCGGGTCGGGTCAAGTGGGCTGGCGTACATCCGGCACTCTCCGAAGAAGAGGCGTCCCAGTTCAGCGTTGCGGAATTCATCGCGGGCAACTATTGGTTGCCCGACACTGGCGTCAGCTTTATCTCCGGACTCTGA